One window of the Nitrospiraceae bacterium genome contains the following:
- a CDS encoding BON domain-containing protein — MADKTLSMNAHNIKIVTLHGKATLRGPVETHDERRRILNMATLVVGLNNVINLLEVVKE; from the coding sequence ATGGCCGATAAGACCTTATCCATGAATGCCCACAATATTAAAATTGTGACCCTGCATGGAAAAGCCACCTTACGGGGACCGGTGGAGACGCATGATGAGCGAAGGCGGATTTTGAACATGGCCACGTTAGTTGTCGGCCTGAATAATGTGATCAACCTGCTGGAAGTTGTCAAAGAATAA